In Elaeis guineensis isolate ETL-2024a chromosome 1, EG11, whole genome shotgun sequence, a genomic segment contains:
- the LOC105038129 gene encoding PTI1-like tyrosine-protein kinase 1: MRRWLCCSCQVDEPYNAHENEYLKSSTDHTDGMQKGSKLSAVAKSETQKAPPPIEVPALSLDELKEKTENFGSKFLVGEGSYGRVYFATLSNGKQVALKKLDVSSEPESNNEFLTQVSMVSKLKHENVLEMLGYCVQGNLRLLAYEYATMGSLHDVLHGRKGVQGAQPGPVLDWMQRVRIAIDAAKGLEYLHEKVQPSIIHRDIRSSNVLLFEDFRAKIADFNLSNQAPDMAARLHSTRVLGTFGYHAPEYAMTGQLTQKSDVYSFGVVLLELLTGRKPVDHTMPRGQQSLVTWATPRLSEDKVKQCVDPRLKGEYPPKGVAKLAAVAALCVQYEAEFRPNMSIVVKALSPLLVNKQAPPAAAPARLESRNEMLH; encoded by the exons ATGCGGCGCTGGCTGTGCTGTTCTTGTCAAGTGGACGAGCCTTATAATGCCCATGAGAATGAATACCTGAAAAGCTCAACAGATCATACAGATG GAATGCAAAAAGGTTCAAAGCTTTCTGCTGTTGCCAAAAGCGAAACCCAAAAAGCACCGCCTCCCATTGAAGTGCCTGCATTGTCATTAGATGAGCTGAAAGAAAAGACTGAAAATTTTGGATCAAAGTTTTTGGTTGGGGAAGGGTCCTATGGAAGGGTATATTTTGCAACTTTGAGCAATGGGAAACAAGTGGCATTAAAAAAACTCGATGTTTCGTCAGAGCCCGAGTCCAACAATGAATTCTTGACCCAG GTCTCAATGGTatcaaaactgaagcatgaaaatGTACTTGAAATGCTTGGGTATTGTGTGCAAGGAAATCTTCGTTTGTTGGCCTATGAATATGCAACCATGGGTTCACTTCATGATGTTTTGCATG GTAGAAAAGGAGTCCAGGGTGCTCAACCTGGTCCTGTTCTTGACTGGATGCAGCGGGTGAGAATTGCTATTGATGCAGCAAAGGGGCTTGAGTATCTTCATGAGAAGGTTCAGCCTTCAATAATACATCGTGATATCAGATCAAGCAATGTCCTTTTATTTGAGGACTTCAGAGCAAAAATTGcagattttaatctttcaaatcaggCTCCTGATATGGCTGCTCGTCTTCATTCTACTCGTGTCTTGGGGACCTTCGGTTATCATGCACCAGA GTATGCTATGACCGGCCAGCTAACCCAGAAAAGTGACGTATATAGCTTTGGCGTAGTTCTTCTGGAGCTTCTGACTGGCAGGAAACCAGTGGATCATACGATGCCTAGAGGGCAGCAGAGTCTGGTTACTTGG GCAACTCCAAGATTGAGTGAGGACAAGGTCAAACAATGTGTGGATCCAAGGTTGAAGGGAGAGTATCCACCAAAAGGAGTCGCTAag CTCGCAGCAGTGGCTGCTCTGTGCGTGCAATATGAAGCTGAGTTTAGGCCCAATATGAGCATTGTGGTCAAGGCACTCTCTCCCCTTCTTGTAAATAAGCAGGCTCCACCTGCTGCTGCTCCTGCCAGACTGGAGTCCCGAAATGAAATGTTGCATTAA
- the LOC105038127 gene encoding CMP-sialic acid transporter 5 isoform X2 codes for MSKVDGRFKFSPISVNFLTEVTKVLFAIIMLSFQARQQKVGEKSLLSISNIVQAARNNVLLAIPALLYAINNYLKFIMQLYFNPATVKMLSNLKVLVIAVLLKIIMKRRFSIIQWEALALLLIGISVNQLRSSPQGTTALDLPVAMVAYIYTSIFVTVPSLASVYNEYALKSQFETSIYLQNLFLYGYGAIFNFIAIIGTAIFKGPSSFDILQGHSKATMLLICNNAAQGILSSFFFKYADAILKKYSSTVATIFTGIASALLFGHTLTINFMLGISVVFISMHQFFSPLAKAKNEVPNGTMEMTDAQDLRSKEASFINMTAGATEDASHHIGPDEKQPLLPT; via the exons ATGTCCAAAGTGGATGGAAGGTTTAAGTTTAGTCCTATCAGTGTTAACTTTCTAACTGAGGTCACAAAGGTTCTCTTTGCCATCATCATGCTTTCATTCCAG GCTAGGCAACAAAAAGTGGGAGAGAAGTCCCTTCTGTCAATTTCAAATATCGTGCAG GCTGCTCGGAATAATGTCCTTCTTGCTATTCCTGCTCTTCTTTATGCTATCAACAACTACTTGAAATTTATAATGCAG TTATACTTTAACCCCGCAACTGTGAAAATGTTAAGCAACCTGAAG GTTTTGGTAATTGCTGTTCTTTTAAAGATCATAATGAAAAGGCGCTTTTCCATTATCCAG TGGGAGGCTCTTGCATTGTTGCTCATTGGAATCAGTGTCAATCAGCTCCGGTCATCGCCTCAGGGAACTACTGCACTTGATCTTCCTGTAGCAATGgttgcatacatatatacatcaattttt GTGACTGTTCCTTCACTAGCCTCagtttacaatgaatatgctttgAAAAGCCAATTTGAGACAAGCATATATCTTCAG AACTTGTTTTTGTATGGCTATGGTGCTATATTTAACTTTATTGCCATCATTGGAACTGCCATTTTCAAAG GACCCAGTAGCTTTGATATTCTTCAAGGCCACTCAAAGGCTACAATGTTACTCATATGCAATAATGCAGCACAAGGCATCCTCTCCTCATTCTTCTTCAAGTATGCAG ATGCAATTTTGAAGAAATATTCCTCAACAGTTGCCACAATTTTTACTGGCATAGCATCTGCGCTGTTGTTTGGTCATACTCTAACGATAAATTTTATGCTGGGAATCTCAGTAGTGTTTATATCAATGCACCAG TTCTTTTCTCCACTGGCAAAAGCCAAAAATGAGGTGCCAAATGGAACAATGGAAATGACGGATGCCCAAGATCTCAG ATCCAAGGAAGCATCCTTCATAAATATGACTGCTGGTGCAACTGAAGAT GCTAGCCACCATATTGGACCTGATGAGAAACAGCCGCTTCTTCCCACCTAA
- the LOC105038127 gene encoding CMP-sialic acid transporter 5 isoform X1, translating into MLKNGMIECSVCHSKLSSPTSKTVSRAYDTRKSKISSKYRALNVLLVVGDCILIGLQPILVYMSKVDGRFKFSPISVNFLTEVTKVLFAIIMLSFQARQQKVGEKSLLSISNIVQAARNNVLLAIPALLYAINNYLKFIMQLYFNPATVKMLSNLKVLVIAVLLKIIMKRRFSIIQWEALALLLIGISVNQLRSSPQGTTALDLPVAMVAYIYTSIFVTVPSLASVYNEYALKSQFETSIYLQNLFLYGYGAIFNFIAIIGTAIFKGPSSFDILQGHSKATMLLICNNAAQGILSSFFFKYADAILKKYSSTVATIFTGIASALLFGHTLTINFMLGISVVFISMHQFFSPLAKAKNEVPNGTMEMTDAQDLRSKEASFINMTAGATEDASHHIGPDEKQPLLPT; encoded by the exons ATGCTGAAAAACGGGATGATAGAATGCAGCGTCTGTCATTCCAAATTGTCATCCCCCACAAGCAAAACAGTATCAAGGGCATATGATACCCGTAAGAGCAAGATATCATCGAAATACCGTGCTCTCAATGTTCTTCTGGTTGTTGGTGATTGCATCTTGATCGGCCTCCAG cctattttggtTTACATGTCCAAAGTGGATGGAAGGTTTAAGTTTAGTCCTATCAGTGTTAACTTTCTAACTGAGGTCACAAAGGTTCTCTTTGCCATCATCATGCTTTCATTCCAG GCTAGGCAACAAAAAGTGGGAGAGAAGTCCCTTCTGTCAATTTCAAATATCGTGCAG GCTGCTCGGAATAATGTCCTTCTTGCTATTCCTGCTCTTCTTTATGCTATCAACAACTACTTGAAATTTATAATGCAG TTATACTTTAACCCCGCAACTGTGAAAATGTTAAGCAACCTGAAG GTTTTGGTAATTGCTGTTCTTTTAAAGATCATAATGAAAAGGCGCTTTTCCATTATCCAG TGGGAGGCTCTTGCATTGTTGCTCATTGGAATCAGTGTCAATCAGCTCCGGTCATCGCCTCAGGGAACTACTGCACTTGATCTTCCTGTAGCAATGgttgcatacatatatacatcaattttt GTGACTGTTCCTTCACTAGCCTCagtttacaatgaatatgctttgAAAAGCCAATTTGAGACAAGCATATATCTTCAG AACTTGTTTTTGTATGGCTATGGTGCTATATTTAACTTTATTGCCATCATTGGAACTGCCATTTTCAAAG GACCCAGTAGCTTTGATATTCTTCAAGGCCACTCAAAGGCTACAATGTTACTCATATGCAATAATGCAGCACAAGGCATCCTCTCCTCATTCTTCTTCAAGTATGCAG ATGCAATTTTGAAGAAATATTCCTCAACAGTTGCCACAATTTTTACTGGCATAGCATCTGCGCTGTTGTTTGGTCATACTCTAACGATAAATTTTATGCTGGGAATCTCAGTAGTGTTTATATCAATGCACCAG TTCTTTTCTCCACTGGCAAAAGCCAAAAATGAGGTGCCAAATGGAACAATGGAAATGACGGATGCCCAAGATCTCAG ATCCAAGGAAGCATCCTTCATAAATATGACTGCTGGTGCAACTGAAGAT GCTAGCCACCATATTGGACCTGATGAGAAACAGCCGCTTCTTCCCACCTAA